One window of Paenibacillus albicereus genomic DNA carries:
- the hprK gene encoding HPr(Ser) kinase/phosphatase, protein MPKKVKVSELIQPFQLEILAGEDGLMRYITTDDLYRPALEMAGYFHYYPKERVQLLGKTELAFIETLGSEERRERLERLCHDETPCILLTRGLEPPAELLEQASEKQIPVLRSQISTTIFSSRLTNFLERRLAPTTTIHGVLVDVYGMGILITGGSGIGKSETALELVKRGHRLVADDAVEIRQTSDGQLHGTAPELIRHLLEIRGLGIINVMTLFGAGAIRNNKRISVVIRLENWQPDKQYDRLGLDEETTRIIETDVPLVTVPVRPGRNLAVIIEVAAMNYRLKRMGYNAALQFTNKLTETIADDMDDYE, encoded by the coding sequence ATGCCTAAAAAAGTGAAGGTATCCGAATTGATCCAGCCGTTCCAGCTGGAAATCCTGGCCGGCGAGGACGGGCTGATGCGTTACATCACGACCGATGATCTGTACCGGCCTGCTCTGGAAATGGCCGGCTATTTTCATTATTACCCGAAAGAGCGCGTTCAATTGCTCGGCAAGACCGAGCTCGCCTTCATCGAGACGCTGGGCAGCGAAGAGCGCCGGGAACGTCTGGAGCGGCTCTGCCATGACGAGACGCCGTGCATTCTGCTGACGCGCGGACTCGAGCCGCCGGCGGAACTGCTGGAGCAGGCATCGGAGAAGCAGATTCCGGTGCTCCGCAGCCAGATTTCGACGACGATCTTCTCCAGCCGGCTGACGAACTTCCTGGAGCGCCGGCTCGCGCCGACGACGACGATCCACGGCGTGCTCGTCGACGTCTACGGGATGGGCATCCTGATTACCGGGGGGAGCGGCATCGGCAAGAGCGAAACGGCGCTCGAGCTCGTCAAGCGCGGCCATCGGCTCGTCGCCGACGACGCGGTGGAGATCCGCCAGACGTCGGACGGCCAGCTGCACGGCACCGCGCCGGAGCTGATCCGCCACCTGCTGGAGATCCGCGGCCTGGGCATCATCAACGTGATGACGCTGTTCGGAGCAGGAGCGATCCGCAACAACAAGCGCATCAGCGTGGTCATTCGGCTGGAGAACTGGCAGCCGGACAAGCAGTACGACCGGCTCGGCCTGGACGAGGAGACGACGCGCATCATCGAGACCGACGTGCCGCTCGTCACCGTGCCGGTCCGTCCCGGTCGCAACCTGGCGGTCATCATCGAGGTGGCGGCGATGAACTACCGGCTCAAGCGCATGGGCTACAATGCGGCCCTTCAGTTCACGAACAAGCTGACCGAGACGATCGCCGACGATATGGACGACTACGAATAA
- the lgt gene encoding prolipoprotein diacylglyceryl transferase, which produces MTPISLLIDPIAFNLGPITVHWYGIILGLGALAGLLLAIREGKRFGLSSDFFMDILLLGVPSAIIAARAYFVLFKWDYYRENPGEIFAIWNGGIAIYGALIGAVISAMIYCRAKGYSFWRIADICAPSLLIGQIIGRWGNFVNQEAYGGPVTKRFLTGELHLPDWIVNQMYVEKDGLFHHPTFLYESLWNVLGIALIFVLRRRPWVRSGEVFFTYLIWYSIGRFFIEGLRTDSLAFNGPSWLASLMDALWSPMTAVFQAGFLDPNYGDVRSSQLIAVLTVLACVILIAVRRRAGWSSERYSDPILNRKTGLPAGAESDTATAAAAKRKENQDDPQNQNPTV; this is translated from the coding sequence ATGACGCCTATCAGCCTTCTCATTGACCCTATCGCTTTTAATCTGGGACCGATCACGGTCCATTGGTACGGCATCATTCTCGGGCTCGGCGCGCTCGCCGGCCTGCTGCTGGCCATCCGCGAGGGCAAGCGCTTCGGGCTTTCCTCCGATTTCTTCATGGATATCCTGCTGCTCGGCGTGCCATCGGCCATCATCGCGGCGAGAGCCTATTTCGTCCTGTTCAAGTGGGACTACTACCGCGAGAATCCCGGCGAGATCTTCGCCATCTGGAACGGCGGCATCGCCATCTACGGCGCGCTGATCGGCGCCGTCATCAGCGCGATGATCTACTGCCGCGCCAAAGGCTACAGCTTCTGGCGGATCGCCGACATCTGCGCGCCCTCGCTGCTCATCGGACAGATCATCGGACGCTGGGGCAACTTCGTCAATCAGGAAGCCTACGGCGGACCGGTCACCAAGCGCTTCCTCACCGGCGAGCTGCATCTGCCGGACTGGATCGTGAACCAGATGTACGTCGAGAAGGACGGCTTGTTCCATCATCCGACCTTCCTGTACGAATCGCTGTGGAACGTGCTCGGCATCGCGCTGATCTTCGTGCTGCGCCGCCGCCCATGGGTGCGGTCGGGAGAAGTGTTCTTCACCTATCTGATCTGGTATTCGATCGGCCGCTTCTTCATCGAAGGGCTGCGTACGGACAGCTTGGCGTTCAACGGCCCGTCCTGGCTCGCTTCGCTGATGGACGCGCTCTGGTCGCCGATGACCGCTGTCTTCCAAGCCGGATTCCTCGATCCGAACTACGGCGACGTCCGCAGCTCCCAGCTGATCGCGGTGCTGACCGTGCTCGCCTGCGTGATCCTGATCGCGGTACGGCGCCGGGCAGGCTGGTCCTCGGAGCGATACAGCGATCCGATCCTCAACCGCAAGACCGGCTTGCCGGCCGGCGCGGAATCCGACACGGCGACCGCCGCCGCTGCCAAGCGCAAGGAGAATCAAGATGACCCGCAAAATCAAAACCCTACTGTTTGA